One window of Pocillopora verrucosa isolate sample1 chromosome 9, ASM3666991v2, whole genome shotgun sequence genomic DNA carries:
- the LOC131793596 gene encoding alanine--glyoxylate aminotransferase, with protein sequence MAHTRTLFCKLCLQASPQARRMGRRGVPIPTRVHRLNANFKAFSLSAKMAEWQTKVPVPKQLLEPLDLPSVHLFGPGPANPSLRTYNAHAMPLLGHLHPEFCKVMDETKAGLKYVFQTNNAYTLAITGSGHAAMEAAIINLVERGERILVCVNGLWGNRARDIAERQGCDVQAIEKPPGEYHTYAEIEQGLKDHKPSVLFLVHSESSSGICQPLDGIGALCHRHNCLIIVDTVASLGGTPFFTDDWDLDCVYTGSQKCLGAPPGISPITFSPRAMAKVNSRELKVPSFYLDIKELGNYWGCDEGPRRYHHTGAVSLVYALRESLAQLAEEGLENSWKRHHNTIEHLWAGLEEMGLRMFVKDKAMRLPTVTSIRIPEGFPDWKAVPTYLMKKHKIELVGGLGPTLGKVWRVGFMGHNSSLENVDKFLRLFKEALEAVKNRPKSQI encoded by the exons ATGGCTCATACACGCACATTGTTTTGCAAACTGTGTCTGCAAGCGTCTCCTCAGGCCAGGAGAATGGGGAGGAGGGGAGTTCCCATTCCCACTCGTGTACATCGCCTGAACGCAAACTTTAAAGCCTTTTCATTAAGCGCCAAGATGGCGGAATGGCAGACTAAAGTTCCGGTACCAAAACAATTACTCGAACCACTAGATTTGCCGAGCGTTCATCTCTTTGGGCCTGGCCCGGCTAATCCATCATTACGGACTTACAATGCGCATGCAATGCCGCTATTGGGACATCTACATCCCGAGTTCTGCAAGGTCATGGACGAAACAAAGGCCGGTTTGAAATACGTGTTTCAGACCAATAACGCTTACACGTTGGCCATCACTGGATCGGGACATGCTGCGATGGAAGCTGCGATCATAAACCTTGTAGAACGAGGAGAACGCATTCTAGTGTGTGTCAATGGCTTGTGGGGTAACAGAGCGCGCGACATAGCAGAAAGACAAG GTTGTGATGTACAGGCCATTGAAAAGCCGCCTGGAGAATACCATACGTATGCTGAAATTGAACAG GGCCTCAAAGACCATAAGCCTTCAGTGTTGTTTCTTGTTCACAGTGAGTCTTCTTCAGGAATATGTCAGCCATTAGATGGCATTGGAGCTTTATGTCACAG ACATAACTGCTTGATAATTGTGGACACCGTAGCATCTCTTGGTGGTACACCTTTCTTCACTGATGACTGGGATCTGGACTGTGTCTATACAGGCTCTCAAAAGTGTTTAGGGGCACCTCCAGGAATATCACCAATAACCTTCAGTCCTAGAGCCAT ggCAAAGGTGAACAGCAGAGAACTCAAAGTGCCATCATTTTACTTGGATATAAAAGAATTGGGGAATTACTGGGGATGTGATGAAGGGCCAAGAAG ATACCACCACACAGGAGCAGTCAGTCTAGTTTATGCCTTGAGAGAAAGTCTGGCACAGTTAGCAGAAGAG GGACTTGAGAATTCCTGGAAGCGGCATCACAACACAATCGAACATCTGTGGGCTGGACTTGAGGAGATGGGGTTAAGGATGTTTGTGAAAGACAAg GCTATGCGTCTGCCAACTGTTACAAGTATTCGAATTCCTGAAGGATTCCCAGACTGGAAAGCTGTCCCGACTTATCTGATGAAAAA ACACAAGATTGAACTCGTCGGTGGCCTGGGCCCAACACTCGGAAAG GTATGGCGAGTAGGATTCATGGGACATAATTCATCCCTTGAAAATGTGGACAAGTTCTTGCGACTTTTCAAAGAGGCGCTGGAAGCTGTGAAAAATCGCCCAAAATCtcagatttaa
- the LOC131793774 gene encoding beta-1,4-N-acetylgalactosaminyltransferase 3-like, which produces MELLGANTHIWNDFCQSSIQLLCYHPLFPKAPDVKTVVNSLDISRYESDYAQRIFGFLHPPKTGYYKFALASDDFSELWLSSNEYPENAVLICSLSEWTTRNNFQLSPTQVSIEIKLLMGHKYFIEILHLQMGGDDFVRVAWSLPGMKRDKFETIPADNLSLFIDNSVTENNYNSVPESPACKSRHSHFQSLETNTKSRPVYLFHDEVANVLPHCAYEPSYLTMKEAPRGPKRGYDFLNGYFIPIKSYPDVEYKSVVEYYPELANHSLDMMIAKKAAKKYVDALHEHHPGKFKVVKLVNVERKVDPKLGSRFFLEFLINVTGKNELVMLSESVFWPKGSDNLCYPKGFQWNRNAKIALIITLKNQGRWMVHFLNNLEEIYSASKDNKVSLVIYDYKSSDMNLEQELAKRKLPPTKVIVHEAKHYSRTKSFNRAVEQVQDPKTIVFTLDLHLDLPSTIFDDIRKHCFEGRSVYTPVIIRLGCGKTPETPEGKWEPLGFGLVGVYKSDWDKVGGLNEKAFDEKWGGEDWDFMERIVYSGMEYDRLRHPNIFHYFHSKKGMWDDE; this is translated from the exons ATGGAGTTATTGGGAGCGAATACCCATATCTGGAACGACTTCTGCCAATCTTCAATTCAACTTCTTTGTTATCACCCGTTGTTTCCAAAGGCACCAGACGTGAAAACCGTTGTAAACTCATTGGATATTTCAAGATATGAAAGTGATTATGCTCAGAGAATTTTTGGGTTTCTACACCCGCCGAAAACAGGATATTATAAATTTGCTTTAGCTTCCGATGACTTCTCTGAACTGTGGCTCAGCTCAAACGAATACCCAGAAAATGCTGTTTTGATTTGTAGCCTGAGTGAATGGACCAccagaaacaattttcagctTTCGCCCACACAAGTTTCCATCgaaataaagttgttaatgggtcacaaatatttcatagaaattcttcatcttcaaatgGGAGGAGATGATTTTGTTCGAGTCGCATGGAGCCTGCCTGGAATGAAAAGAGATAAATTTGAGACGATTCCCGCCGATAACCTTTCTCTATTCATTGACAACAGTGTAACGGAAAATAACTACAACTCTGTTCCAGAAAGTCCCGCTTGTAAATCAAGGCACAGTCATTTTCAAAGCTTAGAAACGAACACCAAATCCAGACCTGTGTACCTTTTTCACGACGAAGTTGCCAACGTATTGCCTCATTGCGCTTATGAACCAAGTTATCTAACCATGAAAGAAGCACCCAGAGGCCCGAAAAGGGGTTACGACTTCCTAAACGGTTACTTTATTCCCATAAAGAGTTACCCAGATGTTGAGTATAAAAGCGTGGTGGAATATTATCCAGAATTAGCGAATCATAGTTTGGATATGATGATCGCAAAAAAAGCTGCAAAGAAGTATGTGGATGCTCTACATGAACACCACCCAGG AAAGTTCAAGGTCGTGAAACTCGTTAACGTGGAAAGAAAAGTCGATCCGAAGTTGGGAAGTCGATTCTTTCTTGAGTTCCTAATAAATGTCACGGGAAAAAACGAACTGGTCATGCTTTCAGAATCTGTCTTTTGGCCCAAAGGCTCCGACAACTTGTGTTATCCCAAGGGATTCCAGTGGAATAGAAATGCAAAAATCGCCTTGATTATCACCCTCAAAAACCAGGGACGGTGGATGGTACACTTCCTAAACAACTTAGAAGAAATATACAGTGCTTCAAAGGACAACAAAGTGAGTCTAGTGATATACGATTATAAAAGCTCCGACATGAATCTGGAACAGGAGCTGGCGAAAAGGAAACTTCCTCCCACTAAAGTCATCGTTCACGAAGCAAAGCACTATTCTCGTACCAAATCCTTCAACAGGGCTGTGGAACAAGTTCAGGATCCGAAAACCATCGTGTTCACTCTTGATCTTCACTTGGACTTACCTTCCACAATCTTTGACGACATCCGTAAA CATTGCTTTGAAGGTCGTTCTGTCTACACTCCCGTTATCATCCGCTTGGGTTGTGGGAAAACTCCAGAAACCCCAGAAGGAAAATGGGAACCATTGGGCTTTGGATTGGTTGGTGTTTATAAGAGTGATTGGGACAAAGTTGGTGGTCTTAATGAAAAAGCGTTTGACGAGAAATGGGGCGGAGAGGACTGGGACTTCATGGAAAGAATCGTTTATTCTGGAATGGAATATGATCGACTGCGAcatccaaatatttttcattattttcatagTAAAAAGGGCATGTGGGATGATGAATAA
- the LOC131793597 gene encoding testis-expressed protein 11-like — translation MNGDGLEDIGKASTLLQALVKDLRSNQNSAERVAVLADRITNLTCRMHQLTFERADNNAVLIQIHSNAVTLWNIAVAMKTGSGQTGTTENAKLRYAACKLSFLANAAETCEVTYRKQLVMTTKTGRAWLDCQNPAMADECLALATECWNGLQKSWSSRDEHDSPTPEQSKQIAECERYMFRVYCYRAETSFSMCQQDRTQLYVAKAKEFMGRLPAKECITLAELCYNFGVDTYYREEYEKCIAWLRESYDIRKENGSSGANKRQATTLRLMANAYLDWDSKQHWQMALNAADLANSEHGHPAGLYLKAKLLLMGNGDEELPCSRLWSAFEDTLRHPDLKVDLGLCAVNLAVQYKRTELAFDCLKILESRFKNSPDLYKVQLEHLELLLKNNKDEDAKALIEKCIVDEMERSLDFQICQRFHILLWEKAASAYERRSYREALDWYNYSLSFFSSKEEDIKNIGKLLRNKCSCYMNLQDYEKAKEVIVEAEQSDPDSPVIQFYKFKIALAEGQDVVAVDAMTKISEVGSNQDNDVAETNAHGLICLAAQLALEQKNHNVAVSALEKVVASSADNQQVLTSLRCLTRLKLTQSTDSGAKKDYSSFLLYLQTALDRLNQMELVSDSNVQTEAAWFMKIAWNLALESTDCCAEMQELFLFCYKFSSLCLMESSNLVRQKNCLVMAAASAVQAAREQISGDEKTKLLRQCLGHVDACRVLRKKIGIGGLNSSLKDESILLLALYEFEAKAQLGDSDLCFCLDAAEALLNADPGTFESFAALAVEPPAYHREISMRALRIAIKKHLAMDVTDFTKLSKAFHSLVHHALSSGSSSDAESKEEAFAVYQDICKIIENQAKGCYPEIQILWLMTKAWNCGVNLFSAGGHEAGEKWCGLAMRLLHHLSTFKCNYQDKMTKVYGDILDRMERNTLKGQVEE, via the exons ATGAACGGCGATGGTCTAGAGGACATTGGAAAAGCTTCAACTCTATTGCAAG CTCTCGTGAAGGACTTGCGTTCAAATCAAAACAGTGCGGAGAGGGTGGCAGTGTTGGCCGATCGTATAACAAACCTGACGTGCAGAATGCATCAACTTACATTTGAAAGAGCTGACAATAATGCAGTGTTGATACAGATTCATAGCAATGCTGTCACTCTGTGGAATATTGCTGTGGCAATGAAGACGGGTAGTGGGCAAACTGGAACAACCGAAAATGCaaaat tgagGTATGCAGCTTGCAAGCTTTCATTTTTGGCTAATGCTGCTGAAACATGTGAAGTAACCTACCGGAAACAGTTAGTG ATGACGACGAAAACAGGACGAGCCTGGCTGG ATTGTCAGAATCCAGCCATGGCAGATGAATGCCTTGCCTTAGCAACTGAG TGTTGGAATGGGCTGCAGAAGTCGTGGTCATCAAGAGATGAACATGATTCACCTACACCAGAGCAATCTAAACAGATCGCAGAATGCGAGCGATACATGTTCAGAGTCTACTGTTATAGAGCAGAAACG AGCTTTTCAATGTGTCAGCAAGATAGAACACAATTGTATGTAGCCAAAGCTAAAGAATTCATGGGCAGACTTCCTGCAAAGGAG tGCATTACGCTGGCGGAACTGTGCTACAATTTTGGGGTTGATACATATTACAGAGAGGAATACGAAAAATGTATTGCATGGCTAAG GGAAAGTTACGATATTCGGAAAGAAAATGGTTCTTCAGGAGCTAATAAACGG CAAGCTACTACTTTGCGTCTCATGGCCAATGCATATCTTGACTGGGACTCTAAACAACATTGGCAAATGGCTCTTAATGCAGCTG accttgCGAACTCT GAGCATGGGCATCCGGCTGGGCTTTACTTAAAAGCCAAACTTCTTTTGATGGGTAATGGAGACGAAGAGTTGCCGTGTTCAAGATTGTGGTCTG CATTCGAGGATACTCTCCGGCACCCTGACTTAAAAGTGGATCTTGGGCTTTGTGCTGTAAACCTAGCCGTCCAATACAAGAG AACAGAGCTGGCTTTTGACTGCTTGAAAATCTTGGAATCTAGATTTAAAAATTCTCCCGACCTATACAAAGTTCAGTTAGAGCATTTG GAACTTCTTCTGAAGAACAACAAAGATGAAGATGCCAAAGCTCTCATCGAAAAATGCATTGTTG ATGAAATGGAGAGGTCTCTCGATTTTCAGATTTGTCAGCGATTCCATATTCTCTTGTGGGAAAAAGCTGCTTCTGCTTACGAG AGGAGAAGCTACAGAGAAGCCTTAGACTGGTACAATTACTCTTTGagcttcttttcttcaaaagaggAAGACATAAAGAATATTGGGAAACTCCTG AGGAACAAATGCTCCTGTTACATGAATCTTCAAGATTACGAAAAG GCCAAAGAAGTTATAGTAGAAGCGGAGCAAAGTGATCCTGACAGTCCTGTCATTCAATTCTACAAGTTTAAAATCGCTCTCGCCGAAGGACAAGATGTTGTCG CTGTAGACGCAATGACAAAGATAAGCGAGGTTGGTTCAAATCAAGATAATGACGTAGCAGAGACTAATGCTCATGGACTGATCTGTCTTGCTGCACAGCTAGCTCTAGAG CAAAAGAACCATAACGTAGCTGTCAGTGCCTTAGAAAAAGTCGTAGCGAGCAGCGCCGATAACCAGCAGGTTCTAACCTCACTTAG GTGCCTGACAAGATTAAAACTGACGCAGTCCACAGATTCTGGAGCAAA AAAAGATTACAGCAGCTTTTTGCTTTACCTACAGACCG ctttaGATCGCTTGAATCAGATGGAGCTGGTGAGCGATTCTAATGTGCAAACAGAAGCCGCATGGTTCATGAAAATTG cgTGGAATCTAGCTTTGGAAAGTACCGATTGTTGTGCAGAGATGCAGGAACTTTTCCTATTCTGTTACAAG ttttcaagtCTGTGTCTCATGGAATCATCCAATTTGGTTCGTCAAAAAAATTGTCTGGTAATGGCAGCAGCTTCTGCAGTTCAAGCAGCGAGAGAGCAAATCAGTGGAGATGAAAAG actaaGCTTTTACGGCAGTGTCTCGGACATGTTGATGCGTGTCGCGTCTTACGAAAGAAGATTGGAATCGGAGGTTTAAATAGCAGCCTGAAAG ATGAATCGATATTACTGCTGGCGTTATATGAATTCGAAGCAAAAGCACAACTGGGTGATTCAGACCTCTGTTTCTGTCTTGACGCTGCTGAGGCTCTACTCAACGCAGATCCAGGAACATTTGAAAGCTTTGCTG CGCTTGCAGTTGAGCCGCCTGCTTACCACAGGGAGATAAGCATGAGGGCACTGAGAATTGCGATAAAGAAACACTTAGCTATGGACGTGACTGACTTCACTAAATTAAG CAAAGCTTTTCATAGTCTGGTGCACCACGCATTAAGTAGTGGTAGCAGCAGTGATGCCGAAAGTAAGGAAGAGGCCTTCGCTGTTTACCAGGACATATGTAAAATCATCGAGAACCAAGCGAAG GGCTGTTATCCTGAAATTCAGATCTTATGGCTGATGACAAAGGCATGGAACTGTGGAGTAAACTTATTCAG CGCTGGCGGTCACGAAGCCGGAGAGAAATGGTGTGGATTGGCCATGAGACTGCTTCATCACTTGTCGACATTTAAGTGTAACTATCAGGATAAG ATGACCAAAGTTTACGGGGATATATTGGATCGTATGGAGAGGAACACATTAAAAGGTCAAGTTGAAGAGTGA
- the LOC131793730 gene encoding uncharacterized protein yields the protein MDPDEDSRREEQNCETSMFGTCSGESEDIEKGTAFPHTKVNHERSSNQSNSANQKRRLFKGSLKLSKQRWISMNHDTPTRKNRVLKSERSMDDAKVLQGSRQSDSPCSQSSESQEKNDRTELDYGRSLDSVPEGYRNSFSDVLSRRGSICEEIEKEIVQGGISLHKMRKTLVIEQTLKDRFSM from the coding sequence ATGGACCCAGACGAGGACTCTCGTCGAGAGGAACAAAATTGTGAAACATCAATGTTTGGAACTTGTTCAGGCGAGAGCGAAGATATTGAGAAAGGGACGGCGTTTCCACATACAAAGGTTAACCATGAAAGATCGAGCAATCAGAGCAATTCCGCGAACCAAAAAAGACGATTATTTAAAGGCAGTCTGAAGCTTTCTAAACAAAGATGGATAAGCATGAACCACGACACACCGACGAGGAAAAACAGAGTTCTAAAGTCTGAGAGATCAATGGATGACGCGAAGGTGCTGCAAGGAAGCCGGCAAAGCGATTCGCCTTGCAGCCAAAGTTCCGAATCCCAAGAGAAGAACGATAGAACAGAGCTTGACTATGGAAGGAGTTTGGATAGCGTGCCCGAAGGTTATCGAAATTCTTTTAGTGATGTTCTATCAAGAAGAGGAAGTATTTGTGAGGAGATAGAAAAGGAGATCGTCCAGGGTGGAATTAGTTTGCACAAGATGCGTAAGACACTAGTGATTGAACAAACCCTCAAGGATCGATTTTCTATGTGA